In one window of Pseudodesulfovibrio sp. S3 DNA:
- the pal gene encoding peptidoglycan-associated lipoprotein Pal, whose translation MRIKWYVCIVALLALSLLVFTGCAKKTTSTAPSDAKVEVNDDTQWTPPQQDTAVDEDALAAEAEARAKAEAVEELTSVTLHFAFNSYELNEESRSILALKANILRKFTDVNVVIEGHCDERGTEEYNLALGERRARASYEHLVILGVDPERMKIVSFGEEYPVDPAHNESAWAKNRRAEFVVK comes from the coding sequence GGTCTTTACCGGTTGTGCAAAGAAAACAACTTCAACTGCCCCGTCTGATGCCAAGGTTGAAGTGAACGATGATACCCAGTGGACCCCGCCCCAGCAGGATACGGCTGTTGACGAGGATGCCCTGGCTGCTGAAGCTGAGGCTCGTGCCAAGGCCGAAGCGGTGGAAGAATTGACCAGCGTTACACTTCATTTTGCTTTTAATTCGTATGAACTGAATGAAGAGTCTCGTTCCATTTTGGCTCTCAAGGCCAATATCCTGCGCAAATTTACGGACGTCAATGTGGTCATCGAAGGTCATTGTGACGAACGAGGAACCGAAGAGTACAACCTTGCTTTGGGTGAACGTCGTGCACGTGCATCTTACGAGCATCTGGTCATTCTCGGCGTTGATCCCGAGCGGATGAAGATCGTCAGTTTTGGCGAGGAATACCCGGTCGATCCTGCGCACAACGAAAGCGCCTGGGCCAAGAATCGCCGTGCTGAATTTGTTGTGAAATAA
- a CDS encoding phosphatidylglycerophosphatase A, with amino-acid sequence MLSNTPLDKFATGLATLGPIGHFPKAPGTWGSLAAIVASPWLFLPFTLWGRAAVLAAILAIGVWVCSRAEHVLGEKDPGCVIIDELFGQWLALLFFSAMPIWYLGIAFGLFRFFDIVKPWPVKWAETAFPGGLGVMLDDGVAGLYALGGIHLFHTVFSM; translated from the coding sequence ATGCTTTCAAATACACCGCTCGACAAATTCGCCACCGGCCTGGCAACCCTCGGCCCCATCGGCCATTTCCCCAAAGCTCCAGGAACCTGGGGTTCCCTGGCCGCCATTGTTGCCTCCCCATGGTTGTTTCTGCCCTTCACGCTGTGGGGACGCGCGGCAGTATTGGCAGCCATTCTCGCCATAGGAGTATGGGTCTGTTCCCGAGCCGAACATGTCTTGGGTGAAAAGGATCCCGGATGTGTCATCATTGACGAACTCTTCGGACAATGGCTCGCCCTGCTTTTCTTTTCGGCCATGCCCATCTGGTACCTGGGAATCGCATTTGGACTCTTCCGCTTCTTCGACATCGTCAAGCCCTGGCCCGTAAAATGGGCTGAAACGGCATTTCCGGGAGGACTCGGCGTCATGCTCGATGACGGCGTGGCCGGACTGTATGCCCTCGGCGGAATCCACCTTTTCCACACAGTGTTCTCCATGTAA
- a CDS encoding TOBE domain-containing protein produces the protein MNVSARNLIPGKIKKINVGMVNAEVVVEAAPGVEIVSVITKDSVERLGLKEGSDVKAMVKATSVMIVTD, from the coding sequence ATGAACGTAAGCGCTCGCAATCTGATCCCCGGAAAAATTAAAAAAATCAATGTTGGCATGGTCAACGCCGAAGTTGTTGTTGAAGCTGCGCCCGGCGTGGAGATCGTTTCGGTAATCACCAAGGATTCTGTAGAAAGACTGGGACTTAAGGAAGGCTCCGATGTCAAGGCAATGGTCAAGGCCACCAGCGTTATGATCGTTACTGACTAA
- a CDS encoding GNAT family N-acetyltransferase, whose translation MEGKNMRQATVQDLPEIVSIYNSTVATRLATADTKEVSVDSKLEWFQRHTPDKRPILVHETGDRIAAWVSFESFYGRPAYDHTAEISIYIDSEYRGQGLGKKLVQEAMDMTQGLNIKTLLGYIFSHNEPSIRLFKSFGFEEWGRLNDIAEMDGKEYSLSILGKRINS comes from the coding sequence ATGGAAGGTAAAAACATGAGACAGGCGACGGTACAGGATCTTCCCGAGATCGTATCCATCTACAATTCGACGGTAGCGACCCGCTTGGCGACTGCTGACACAAAAGAAGTCAGTGTCGATTCGAAATTGGAATGGTTTCAAAGGCATACTCCGGATAAACGACCAATATTAGTTCATGAAACCGGAGATCGGATTGCAGCTTGGGTGAGTTTTGAATCGTTTTACGGGCGCCCTGCATACGACCATACTGCGGAAATCAGTATTTATATCGATTCGGAGTACAGGGGGCAGGGGCTTGGGAAAAAGTTGGTGCAGGAAGCGATGGACATGACCCAGGGGTTGAACATCAAAACGCTTCTTGGCTATATTTTTTCGCATAATGAACCCAGCATCAGGCTTTTCAAGTCGTTCGGGTTTGAAGAATGGGGAAGATTGAACGACATCGCGGAAATGGACGGCAAGGAATACAGCCTGTCGATTCTCGGAAAACGGATCAATTCTTAG
- a CDS encoding DUF2007 domain-containing protein produces the protein MSNQLNLTTVFASFYAWEAHLAQHALEKNGIESYIIDAGMVSANWMYANAVGGVKLRVADRDADRARAILATTSVPKRQPAGEHPKDPDESHTAKGNSLWRCLYAIGTFFLLGVPLLFRPRK, from the coding sequence ATGAGCAATCAGCTTAACCTGACAACAGTCTTCGCAAGCTTTTACGCATGGGAAGCGCATCTCGCCCAGCATGCGCTGGAGAAGAACGGCATTGAATCATACATCATCGATGCTGGCATGGTGAGCGCAAACTGGATGTACGCCAATGCTGTGGGAGGGGTAAAACTGAGAGTGGCCGACCGTGACGCCGATCGGGCCAGGGCAATTCTTGCAACTACCTCTGTTCCGAAGCGGCAGCCTGCAGGCGAACACCCGAAAGATCCCGATGAGAGCCACACCGCCAAAGGCAACTCCCTATGGCGTTGCCTGTATGCCATCGGAACGTTTTTTCTGCTGGGCGTGCCTCTTCTCTTCCGACCAAGGAAATGA
- a CDS encoding flavodoxin family protein — translation MDNSFKILSFNGSHRSEEGFTDIVLSSFLQGAMSANAQCEVLYPSKQKIATCSGCGKCMFETPGVCNYTDDMTSVIAKMEQTDFLVFASPVYFDSMSSNLKKLIERLRVTLGAHFEFRIGRTYHVKRNKKEQKVVLIFTSGNPEEESFITISRIFHRIIDNMGWQLAGELHFPASHLLVTDPDLLLNQMKAVAMCGAEMATHGAIRKESLEAANKKYVNDPEAILEQMTQTILRIRKDRASGVC, via the coding sequence ATGGATAATTCTTTCAAGATCCTTTCGTTTAATGGAAGTCATCGATCTGAAGAGGGATTCACCGACATTGTACTGAGCAGTTTTTTACAAGGCGCTATGTCTGCAAATGCGCAATGTGAAGTGCTGTATCCGTCCAAACAAAAAATCGCCACCTGTTCAGGCTGCGGGAAATGTATGTTCGAGACTCCAGGAGTGTGTAACTATACTGATGACATGACGTCTGTTATCGCAAAGATGGAACAAACTGATTTTCTTGTTTTTGCGAGCCCTGTTTATTTTGACTCCATGTCAAGCAACCTGAAGAAACTGATTGAGCGGTTAAGAGTGACGTTAGGGGCACATTTTGAGTTTAGAATTGGCAGAACATACCATGTGAAAAGAAATAAAAAAGAACAAAAAGTCGTACTGATTTTTACTTCCGGCAATCCTGAAGAAGAATCATTTATTACAATCAGTAGAATTTTTCATCGAATTATTGACAACATGGGATGGCAACTTGCTGGAGAACTGCATTTTCCAGCATCGCATCTTCTCGTGACCGACCCTGATCTTCTGCTCAATCAAATGAAGGCAGTCGCCATGTGCGGGGCCGAAATGGCTACACATGGAGCAATCAGAAAAGAATCACTGGAAGCCGCAAACAAGAAATACGTCAACGATCCGGAAGCCATCCTTGAGCAGATGACACAGACCATCCTCAGAATACGGAAGGACAGGGCAAGCGGAGTATGTTGA
- a CDS encoding MarR family winged helix-turn-helix transcriptional regulator — MSFQGRAEKSDEVPTKGLPEFITTDSYDKHVRTAFDAGCWYFSVGTCRLFLARLLRNLTSSHPSLGFLVDIATISRHIGCEVNLKKGTLDMHLQGRQTTGRFIALLHRMSSLYLGQELPSVKIGTGQYIFLAELFDEDGLSQEELTKRVFVDKANTARALKKLEDVGYVRRMPDKNDGRIKRVFLQPSARAIEKEFWNIITLWSEIICHEMPQERQDSVIRDLQTMAENAANHLQRY, encoded by the coding sequence TTGTCGTTCCAAGGCAGGGCTGAAAAATCAGATGAAGTCCCCACCAAGGGACTGCCAGAGTTCATTACCACAGACAGTTACGATAAACATGTTCGAACAGCCTTCGATGCCGGATGCTGGTACTTCTCTGTAGGCACCTGCCGCCTCTTCCTTGCGCGCTTGCTCCGAAACTTGACGTCATCTCACCCTTCCCTTGGATTTTTGGTTGACATCGCAACAATATCTCGGCACATTGGTTGCGAAGTCAACTTAAAAAAAGGAACGCTGGACATGCATTTACAAGGACGACAAACCACGGGTCGCTTCATTGCTCTACTCCACAGAATGTCCAGTCTTTATTTAGGACAGGAGTTGCCTTCCGTAAAGATCGGTACAGGGCAATACATTTTTCTGGCTGAACTCTTTGATGAAGATGGTTTGAGCCAAGAAGAGCTGACGAAAAGGGTTTTTGTGGACAAGGCCAACACCGCCAGGGCGTTGAAAAAGCTTGAAGATGTGGGTTATGTACGAAGGATGCCGGACAAAAACGATGGAAGGATTAAACGTGTTTTTTTGCAGCCTTCGGCACGGGCAATTGAAAAAGAATTCTGGAATATCATCACGCTGTGGAGTGAAATAATATGCCACGAAATGCCGCAGGAAAGGCAGGACTCGGTGATAAGAGATCTACAGACAATGGCTGAAAATGCAGCCAACCATCTACAGCGATATTGA
- a CDS encoding Maf family protein: MKKHGPFQSLSPIILASGSPRRRELLSDLGLAFEVHPSILDEPMPEQDESPLDYALRMAEIKTRDVAQRFKEKTVIGADTIVVHKHRIMGKPESKLDALEMLTALSGETHQVVTGFCLILPDGSTVSEAVSTDVDMRLSTEAELMGYIETGEPMDKAGAYAIQGIGTFLVTGIRGSYTNVVGLPVARVLEVLVSWGVVVPRQG, from the coding sequence ATGAAAAAACATGGCCCTTTCCAGTCTCTCAGTCCCATTATCCTGGCATCCGGTTCTCCCAGACGCCGGGAACTGCTCTCCGATCTCGGACTCGCCTTCGAAGTGCACCCGAGCATCCTGGACGAGCCCATGCCCGAACAGGACGAATCCCCGCTGGACTACGCCCTGCGCATGGCAGAAATAAAAACACGGGATGTGGCTCAACGTTTCAAGGAAAAGACCGTGATCGGCGCGGACACCATCGTGGTTCACAAGCATCGCATCATGGGCAAGCCGGAGAGCAAGCTCGACGCTCTGGAGATGCTGACCGCCCTATCCGGCGAGACGCATCAGGTGGTGACGGGATTCTGCCTGATCCTGCCCGACGGCTCCACGGTGTCAGAAGCCGTGAGCACGGATGTGGACATGCGCCTCTCCACTGAAGCGGAACTCATGGGATACATCGAAACAGGAGAACCCATGGACAAGGCCGGAGCCTATGCCATCCAGGGCATCGGCACCTTCCTGGTGACCGGCATCCGGGGTTCTTACACCAACGTGGTCGGACTGCCTGTGGCCCGTGTTCTAGAAGTTTTAGTCTCTTGGGGAGTTGTCGTTCCAAGGCAGGGCTGA
- a CDS encoding OmpA family protein, giving the protein MQKIEKRFTQDFTSFHQMEGSSSSHGMNDWAVPWSDLMMVMFVLFVVLFIYASSQQDVKVLFSHQSAEKAQSVSSLDPLIGLIGQIASRAEPGGSKDVVRMAEKEVLYRSRANGITVVRESPGQVRITLRGDLFFDEQSGELKPDSAQYLDEIAEVVRLSLGLVHVIGFADQSESEGAQSFILSSERAANVAEQLITRFNIAPKRLVITGRGAYQPELPDTSEANQALNRRVEIVIANNS; this is encoded by the coding sequence ATGCAGAAAATAGAAAAAAGATTCACCCAGGATTTCACTTCCTTTCATCAAATGGAAGGCTCGTCATCGTCGCATGGCATGAACGACTGGGCCGTGCCTTGGTCCGATCTGATGATGGTCATGTTCGTGTTGTTTGTGGTGCTTTTCATTTATGCCAGCAGCCAGCAGGACGTGAAAGTCCTCTTCAGCCATCAGTCTGCGGAAAAGGCCCAGTCTGTAAGTTCTCTTGATCCACTTATAGGGCTGATTGGACAGATCGCCAGTCGGGCCGAACCTGGTGGTTCCAAGGATGTGGTTCGCATGGCCGAGAAGGAGGTCCTGTATCGTTCCCGTGCCAACGGCATCACCGTGGTCCGGGAGTCTCCGGGTCAGGTTCGCATCACCTTGAGAGGGGATTTGTTTTTTGATGAGCAGTCAGGCGAACTCAAGCCGGATTCCGCCCAGTATCTGGATGAGATCGCAGAAGTTGTTCGGCTGAGCCTCGGCCTTGTGCACGTTATCGGGTTTGCCGATCAAAGCGAATCCGAGGGGGCGCAGAGTTTTATCTTGTCATCCGAACGTGCGGCCAATGTGGCGGAACAACTCATTACCCGATTCAATATTGCCCCGAAGCGACTGGTAATCACCGGACGGGGAGCCTATCAGCCGGAATTGCCCGATACTTCAGAAGCCAACCAAGCCCTGAACAGGCGGGTTGAAATAGTCATTGCCAACAACAGCTGA
- a CDS encoding MotA/TolQ/ExbB proton channel family protein: MNRKNYIGVAVSLIIFMCSFLLTGAAGAYFNLAAFLVVVSGLTAAMLISYPVKHVKNAFRVARNAYSNGQSTAEEIVNTLLDLSVKSKVDGVLSLERSANKATSSFMKNGLILLVDNYKEEEIRECLNAEMAFFNLRRQQSERFFLTLARTAPAFGVAGSVIGLIGLLMGINDTAVILKNIPVAFISTLYGLVLSHLIFSPIAENINFSTRAELLNQKLVMEGIVAISKEQNSYKLERKLASFLTPSEREGKTETLRRITRKYVQKKTQPVELADMAQGGVMEKATEAA; this comes from the coding sequence ATGAACAGAAAGAATTATATTGGTGTGGCCGTCAGTCTCATCATATTCATGTGCAGTTTTTTGCTGACCGGAGCTGCCGGTGCATACTTTAACCTAGCCGCTTTTCTGGTGGTTGTGTCCGGCCTGACCGCGGCCATGCTTATCAGTTATCCGGTCAAGCATGTGAAAAACGCCTTCAGGGTTGCCAGGAACGCCTATTCCAACGGCCAGTCAACGGCCGAGGAAATTGTCAACACGCTCCTTGATCTCTCGGTGAAGTCCAAGGTGGACGGGGTGCTTTCTTTGGAGAGGTCAGCCAACAAGGCCACGAGTTCCTTCATGAAAAACGGACTCATTCTGTTGGTGGACAATTACAAGGAAGAGGAAATCCGCGAGTGCCTGAATGCGGAAATGGCTTTCTTCAACCTGCGTCGCCAGCAGAGCGAGCGTTTTTTCCTGACTTTGGCCCGCACGGCGCCTGCCTTTGGTGTTGCCGGTTCCGTCATCGGTCTGATCGGCCTGCTCATGGGGATCAATGATACTGCCGTCATCCTCAAGAATATTCCGGTGGCCTTCATCTCCACGCTCTATGGTCTGGTGCTTTCACATCTCATTTTTTCTCCCATTGCCGAGAACATCAATTTCTCCACCAGGGCCGAATTGTTGAATCAGAAATTGGTCATGGAGGGCATTGTCGCCATCAGCAAGGAACAGAATTCCTATAAGCTGGAGCGTAAATTGGCCTCTTTCCTGACCCCCTCCGAGCGTGAGGGCAAGACCGAAACCCTGCGTAGAATCACGCGCAAGTATGTGCAGAAGAAGACGCAACCCGTGGAATTGGCCGACATGGCCCAGGGGGGCGTTATGGAAAAGGCCACTGAAGCGGCTTAG
- a CDS encoding glucokinase, translating into MAKILAADIGGTNSRFALFESHDAGLAMVDSIWLETHGAATFPQLLEQLWESDFSAHPGGFDAAVLAPAGAVIGGKVCPYLPNAPWGIDIREVNFGTKAVCLINDFSAQAFACRTSAVENALVIQEGEGVDGETIGVIGAGTGLGYSALLKVGDNWTALPSEGGHMAFPFIGRDEAEYAEFNRIESGRNWPEGDSVVTGLGLHLVHKFLTGEDLTPREISARITPESETTKWYARFYGRACRNWALGLMSLGGFFIAGGVASKNPMFVNVPEFMNEFHNSHVYADFLHSVPVKLNGNEESGLFGAAFYGAQLLNNLGGDE; encoded by the coding sequence ATGGCAAAGATTTTGGCTGCTGATATCGGCGGCACCAACAGCCGATTTGCTCTGTTCGAGTCACATGATGCAGGGTTGGCGATGGTGGATTCCATCTGGCTTGAGACTCACGGGGCGGCCACATTTCCGCAATTGCTTGAGCAGTTGTGGGAGAGCGATTTCAGTGCGCATCCCGGAGGGTTCGACGCGGCCGTATTGGCTCCTGCCGGTGCCGTTATAGGAGGGAAGGTCTGCCCATACCTGCCCAACGCTCCTTGGGGTATCGATATCCGGGAGGTAAATTTCGGTACGAAAGCCGTCTGCCTTATCAATGATTTTTCAGCCCAGGCCTTTGCCTGCCGCACTTCCGCCGTGGAAAACGCTTTGGTGATCCAGGAAGGGGAGGGTGTGGACGGTGAGACCATCGGCGTGATCGGTGCCGGAACCGGACTGGGGTACTCCGCGTTGCTCAAGGTCGGGGACAACTGGACGGCTCTGCCTTCCGAGGGAGGCCACATGGCGTTTCCTTTCATCGGCAGAGATGAGGCCGAATATGCTGAATTCAACCGTATCGAGAGCGGGCGCAACTGGCCGGAAGGGGACTCTGTCGTTACCGGGCTCGGGCTTCATCTGGTGCACAAATTCCTGACCGGCGAGGATCTGACTCCAAGGGAAATATCCGCGAGGATCACTCCCGAGAGCGAAACAACGAAATGGTATGCCCGTTTTTATGGCCGGGCCTGTCGCAATTGGGCACTTGGTCTGATGTCGCTTGGTGGCTTTTTCATAGCCGGGGGGGTCGCTTCCAAAAATCCGATGTTTGTGAATGTTCCTGAATTCATGAATGAATTCCATAATTCGCATGTGTATGCCGATTTTCTTCACTCGGTACCGGTCAAACTCAATGGCAATGAGGAGAGCGGTCTGTTCGGGGCGGCATTCTATGGCGCGCAACTCCTGAATAATCTGGGAGGAGACGAATGA
- a CDS encoding TVP38/TMEM64 family protein — MKAGLIRKLLLMSVIAVLIVFYFIFDLGQYLSLDYLKASRERFQLLYDDHALLMLGAYFMIYVVVTALVLPAAAVLTLAGGALFGLTVGVVVVSFASTAGAALAFLVSRYVLRDFVQRKYGGRLEPINRGIREDGAFYLFTLRLIPVFPFFIINAVLGLTSMRLFTYVWVSQLGMLPATVVYVNAGKELGQLDSLSGLLSPSLIISFVVLGLFPLAVKKILGWYQAKRRANG; from the coding sequence ATGAAGGCGGGGTTGATCAGGAAACTGCTGCTCATGTCCGTCATTGCCGTATTGATAGTTTTCTATTTCATTTTTGATTTAGGTCAGTATCTTTCTCTCGACTATCTCAAGGCCTCCCGCGAACGTTTTCAGCTTCTATACGATGATCATGCCCTCTTGATGCTGGGTGCCTATTTCATGATATATGTCGTTGTCACTGCGTTGGTCCTGCCTGCGGCAGCGGTGCTCACCCTGGCCGGGGGCGCACTGTTCGGCCTGACGGTCGGAGTCGTTGTGGTCTCTTTTGCCAGTACGGCTGGTGCCGCCCTGGCCTTTCTTGTATCCCGCTATGTCCTGCGGGATTTCGTGCAGCGGAAGTATGGAGGCAGGCTGGAACCCATCAACCGTGGCATCAGGGAGGACGGTGCGTTTTACCTCTTCACTTTGCGCTTGATCCCGGTCTTTCCGTTTTTCATCATCAATGCCGTCCTGGGCCTGACGTCCATGCGGCTTTTCACTTACGTTTGGGTCTCGCAGTTGGGTATGCTTCCGGCCACGGTGGTGTATGTGAATGCGGGCAAGGAGTTGGGGCAACTCGACTCCCTGTCGGGATTGTTGTCGCCGAGCCTGATCATTTCATTCGTTGTTCTCGGGTTGTTTCCCCTGGCGGTGAAGAAAATACTCGGGTGGTACCAGGCAAAGAGGCGCGCCAATGGCTGA
- a CDS encoding FAD-dependent oxidoreductase, producing MAEFDYDIGVIGGGAAGLTVASGAAQLGVKTVLIERASQLGGDCLHTGCVPSKTLIRSAAIYHEMRQCTRYGLPEVILPPVDMAKVNLRIKEVIDAIQVHDSEERFCGLGVKILFGEAQFEDDHVVNCSGTRISAKFWVLATGSEPALPSIPGLVDVDYLTNEDMFSLKDLPSSLVVLGGGPIGCEMAQAFNRLGSKVHILQRNCQLLSAEDADMAQVIQDVFQEEGVDLALCANTSMVRRVPGGVEVEYERDGETHVIQAEKILVATGRRPRTNGLKLENCGVEYDRRGVKVDARLRTSQKHIFAAGDVLGRYQFTHAAGYEGGIVISNAVFRLPRKVDYTWLPWCTYTEPELASVGMNEKRAKAAGIECVVWEEAFGDNDRARAEGGVNGRIKLVLDRREKPLGVQIAGIHAGELIGQWVAALNGKVGLSTLASAIQPYPTVGEINKRVAGKVLSSKLFSDRVRKTLSFIFDYKGRACTLD from the coding sequence ATGGCTGAATTCGATTATGACATAGGGGTCATCGGCGGGGGCGCAGCCGGGTTGACCGTGGCCTCCGGGGCAGCCCAATTGGGGGTGAAGACCGTGCTTATCGAACGTGCTTCACAGCTTGGCGGTGATTGTCTTCATACGGGATGCGTGCCCAGCAAGACGCTGATCCGGTCCGCGGCCATATATCATGAAATGCGGCAGTGCACCCGGTACGGTTTGCCGGAAGTGATCCTGCCGCCCGTGGACATGGCCAAAGTCAACCTGCGCATCAAAGAGGTCATCGACGCCATTCAGGTGCATGATTCCGAGGAGCGGTTTTGCGGACTGGGAGTCAAGATATTGTTCGGGGAGGCCCAGTTCGAGGACGACCACGTGGTCAATTGCTCGGGCACACGCATTTCCGCGAAATTCTGGGTTCTGGCCACTGGCTCCGAACCGGCATTGCCCTCGATTCCCGGATTGGTGGACGTGGATTACCTGACCAATGAAGATATGTTCAGCCTGAAAGATCTGCCGTCTTCCCTTGTCGTGCTCGGCGGAGGGCCAATCGGGTGCGAAATGGCCCAGGCCTTCAACCGTCTCGGCTCCAAGGTGCATATACTCCAGCGCAATTGCCAGCTTCTTTCTGCAGAGGATGCAGATATGGCGCAGGTAATCCAGGATGTTTTCCAAGAAGAAGGAGTGGATCTGGCTCTATGCGCCAATACCTCAATGGTGCGCAGGGTGCCTGGCGGGGTCGAAGTCGAATATGAGCGCGATGGCGAAACCCATGTGATCCAGGCGGAAAAAATACTTGTGGCCACTGGGCGCAGGCCGAGAACAAACGGTCTCAAGCTGGAAAACTGTGGGGTGGAATATGACCGGCGCGGGGTCAAGGTCGACGCCAGGCTGCGGACCAGCCAAAAACATATTTTTGCGGCCGGCGACGTGCTCGGCAGGTATCAGTTTACCCATGCTGCCGGGTATGAGGGCGGGATCGTCATTTCCAACGCGGTCTTTCGTCTGCCGCGTAAGGTTGACTACACCTGGCTGCCCTGGTGCACCTACACAGAACCCGAACTGGCCAGCGTGGGCATGAACGAAAAGCGCGCCAAGGCGGCGGGCATCGAGTGTGTGGTCTGGGAAGAGGCGTTCGGTGACAATGACCGGGCACGGGCCGAGGGTGGGGTGAACGGCAGGATAAAACTCGTTCTCGACCGAAGGGAAAAACCGCTCGGGGTACAGATTGCGGGTATCCATGCCGGTGAACTGATAGGACAATGGGTGGCTGCGTTGAACGGCAAGGTCGGGCTTTCCACCCTGGCCTCGGCCATTCAGCCATATCCCACCGTGGGCGAGATCAACAAGCGGGTGGCGGGCAAGGTTCTGTCATCCAAGTTGTTTTCGGACAGGGTCCGCAAGACGTTGAGCTTCATCTTCGATTACAAGGGCAGGGCCTGCACCCTTGATTAA
- the gpt gene encoding xanthine phosphoribosyltransferase codes for MGDKNRYQKMFPVSWEQLHRDCRALSWRLMEKGPWKGILAITRGGLVPAAIIARELDIHLIDTICLSSYDWKNQGDAKILKQVDSDGDGWLLIDDLVDTGRTAKIARDMVSKAHFATVYAKPEGRPMVETYITEVSQDTWILFPWDSASQFVEPIVKITE; via the coding sequence ATGGGTGACAAGAACAGATACCAGAAAATGTTTCCGGTTTCATGGGAGCAGCTGCATCGCGATTGCCGGGCCTTGTCCTGGCGGTTGATGGAAAAGGGGCCGTGGAAGGGCATCCTGGCTATCACCCGCGGCGGTTTGGTCCCTGCGGCTATCATAGCCCGCGAGTTGGATATTCACCTTATCGATACCATCTGCCTTTCTTCCTATGATTGGAAGAATCAAGGTGATGCCAAAATACTCAAGCAGGTGGATTCCGACGGCGATGGCTGGCTGCTCATAGACGACCTCGTGGATACGGGCAGGACCGCAAAAATCGCCCGCGACATGGTTTCCAAAGCGCATTTTGCCACGGTTTATGCAAAGCCCGAAGGCCGCCCCATGGTGGAGACATATATAACCGAAGTCAGCCAGGACACCTGGATTTTGTTCCCTTGGGATTCCGCTTCTCAGTTTGTGGAACCCATTGTCAAGATTACTGAATAG
- a CDS encoding BMP family ABC transporter substrate-binding protein: protein MMLMLSLFACGEAPQEKKAEEPAKVEEAVAPTEEPKVIKAGFVYVSPVGDAGYSYAHDLGRQAVEALDYATTSFVEAVPEGADSERVIRNMARKGFDIIFTTSFGYMDPTLKVAKEFPDAKFMHCSGFKKAANVSNYFGRIYQARYLTGLVAGAMTKTNKLGYVAAFPIPEVIRGINAYTRGVREMNPNAEVRVVWTKTWYDPALEKDAAKSLLDAGCDVIAQHQDSPAPQEAAQEAGVYSVGYNSDMTSFAPKAHLTSAIWNWGPVYVKTVEQVRDGSWQGDQSVWWSMQDGVVDIAPMGPMVPEDVKTLVNAKRAELVAGKDSIFTGPVKNQTGEVMIAEGVVPSDGDLLGMNWFVEGVVGNVN from the coding sequence ATGATGCTGATGCTGTCCCTTTTCGCTTGCGGCGAGGCCCCGCAGGAAAAAAAGGCCGAAGAGCCTGCAAAGGTTGAAGAGGCCGTTGCTCCCACTGAAGAGCCCAAGGTGATCAAGGCCGGTTTCGTTTACGTGTCTCCGGTCGGCGATGCAGGTTATTCCTATGCCCATGACCTGGGCCGTCAGGCTGTGGAAGCGCTGGACTACGCCACGACTTCCTTTGTCGAAGCCGTTCCCGAAGGCGCTGATTCCGAGCGCGTTATCCGCAACATGGCCCGCAAGGGTTTTGATATCATCTTCACCACCAGCTTCGGTTACATGGACCCGACCCTGAAGGTGGCCAAAGAATTTCCCGATGCCAAATTCATGCATTGCTCCGGTTTCAAGAAAGCGGCCAACGTGAGCAACTATTTCGGTCGCATCTATCAGGCCCGTTACCTGACCGGCCTGGTGGCCGGCGCCATGACCAAGACCAACAAGCTCGGATATGTAGCCGCTTTCCCCATTCCTGAAGTTATTCGGGGCATCAATGCCTACACCAGGGGCGTCCGCGAGATGAACCCGAATGCCGAAGTCCGCGTTGTCTGGACCAAGACATGGTATGACCCGGCGTTGGAAAAGGATGCTGCCAAGTCCCTGCTTGATGCAGGTTGCGACGTCATTGCTCAGCATCAGGATTCCCCGGCGCCGCAGGAAGCCGCACAGGAAGCTGGCGTTTACAGCGTGGGCTATAACTCCGACATGACCTCCTTCGCTCCCAAGGCGCACCTGACCTCCGCCATCTGGAATTGGGGTCCCGTGTACGTCAAGACCGTTGAACAGGTCCGTGACGGCTCCTGGCAGGGCGACCAATCCGTGTGGTGGTCCATGCAGGACGGCGTCGTGGACATCGCCCCCATGGGCCCGATGGTTCCCGAAGACGTCAAGACTCTCGTCAATGCCAAACGGGCTGAACTCGTGGCCGGCAAGGATTCCATTTTCACGGGTCCGGTCAAGAATCAGACGGGCGAAGTCATGATTGCAGAGGGCGTTGTCCCCTCCGATGGTGATCTGCTCGGAATGAATTGGTTTGTCGAAGGCGTTGTCGGCAACGTCAACTAA